The following proteins are encoded in a genomic region of Arachis stenosperma cultivar V10309 chromosome 4, arast.V10309.gnm1.PFL2, whole genome shotgun sequence:
- the LOC130976059 gene encoding uncharacterized protein LOC130976059 — MDLPNCDNQLEVSIRKTALRDLQSDNKMTKPTFVSSSLLKDRDAGPDSNSVSGSKRLLPDFPVNHLIQQSTGNNAANGHLVYVRRKSEAELGKSTACENPSINAYCQHLSQLCCEQETAQLKPLIKAPKVSCFPAFAPFPMTSSMSSSRKPSVPISLGKSPLRLPPVESNYMTASSGPASGNPKGLKSVHWEERYQQLQMFLRKLDHSDQEEYIQMLRSLSSVELSRHAVELEKRSIQLSLEEAKELKRAAVLDVLGKSVKKFKEPEDTAE; from the exons ATGGACTTGCCTAATTGTGATAACCAGTTGGAAGTTTCCATAAGGAAGACAGCTCTGAGAGATCTACAGAGTGATAATAAAATGACAAAGCCCACCTTTGTAAGCTCCTCATTGTTGAAGGATAGAGATGCTGGTCCTGATTCTAATAGTGTTTCTGGCTCCAAGAGACTCTTGCCTGATTTCCCAGTGAATCACCTTATTCAACAATCTACTGGAAATAATGCTGCAAATGGACATCTTGTGTATGTCCGCAGAAAATCTGAGGCAGAATTGGGCAAGAGCACTGCTTGCGAAAATCCAAGTATTAATGCTTATTGTCAGCATTTGAGCCAGCTTTGTTGTGAACAGGAGACCGCTCAACTAAAGCCTCTGATAAAGGCACCAAAGGTTTCATGTTTTCCAGCATTTGCACCTTTTCCAATGACTTCTTCAATGAGCTCATCCAGAAAGCCTTCGGTACCTATTTCTCTTGGGAAATCTCCCTTGAGGCTACCACCGGTTGAGTCGAATTATATGACAGCTTCTTCTGGCCCTGCCAGTGGTAATCCAAAGGGATTGAAAAGTGTGCATTGGGAGGAGCGATACCAACAATTGCAGATGTTTTTAAGGAAACTAGACCACTCTGATCAAGAAGAATATATCCAAA TGCTTCGATCACTTTCCTCTGTGGAACTTAGCAGACATGCTGTAGAGCTGGAGAAGAGGTCAATTCAGCTATCACTAGAGGAAG CGAAAGAATTAAAGCGTGCTGCTGTTTTAGATGTCTTGGGAAAATCAgtgaagaaattcaaagaaccTGAAGACACTGCTGAGTGA
- the LOC130976686 gene encoding uncharacterized protein LOC130976686 encodes MQSLTLSKRLSASKPIFRISPNLVTQSSTTSSSSTTSPPPSSPISTADGGSSCHSLALLSLLRAPRSATQSLRTGVSGSDVRDANLAGGQVRAYEVLKLYRPCYGTGIATFKVQPHGAAGYATATTTGDSIQRKERDSGLRNVGPKTKREQLLKATALVPLLLIFPNAYSMLAANLFVFWHISAGIEEILADYVHHEMTRNYVVIAFKLFLIIAMKDVFLKFVFV; translated from the exons atgcAGTCTCTGACCCTGAGCAAGAGGCTCTCTGCATCCAAGCCTATCTTCAGAATCTCTCCTAACCTCGTCACTCAATCATCAACCACCTCCTCCTCTTCCACCACCTCTCCGCCACCTTCGTCACCGATCTCCACCGCAGATGGCGGCTCCTCCTGCCATTCCTTGGCTCTCCTCAGCTTACTCCGCGCTCCCAGGTCCGCTACCCAAAGCCTCCGAACTGGTGTCTCCGGATCTGAC GTTAGAGATGCAAATCTCGCTGGAGGCCAAG TGCGCGCTTATGAG GTTCTGAAACTTTATCGCCCCTGTTACGGAACCGGAATAGCAACTTTCAAG GTTCAGCCTCACGGTGCAGCTGGTTATGCCACTGCTACTACTACTGGCGATAGCATCCAGAG GAAGGAGCGAGACAGTGGATTGAGGAATGTAGGTCCGAAGACAAAGAGAGAGCAGCTGCTAAAAGCCACTGCACTTGTCCCACTTCTTTTGATATTCCCAAACGCCTATTCCATGCTCGCAGCGAATCTCTTTGTATTCTGGCACATAAGTGCTGGTATTGAAGAGATTTTGGCTGATTATGTCCACCATGAGATGACCCGAAATTACGTCGTGATTGCTTTCAAATTGTTCCTGATAATTGCAATGAAGGATGTGTTCCTGAAATTTGTATTTGTATAA